One Vibrio penaeicida DNA segment encodes these proteins:
- the rnd gene encoding ribonuclease D, whose amino-acid sequence MNYQIVDTKEALEAVCLSAREVDTVMLDTEFVRTRTFYPQLGLIQLFDGTTLSLIDPTVIDEMDAFEALLKDTSVLKVLHACGEDLEVFAHVFGAIPVPMMDTQIMAAFLGHGLSTGFAALVNEYLGVELDKSEARTDWLARPLTSKQLEYAAADVHYLLPMFEKLEAAVREAGWWEAAQQESDLIASKRVVTHIPEKAYQDIKGAWQLRPNQLAILKILAQWRLEEALKRDIALNFVFREQNLWAAARFGIKSLKRMEQEGFDHREIRRHGNTVIAMVKKGEQVPEDEYPDVVERLMDKPEYKQLFKQLKDEVKKASQKSGLATEFLASKKQLNQLITWVWKKDRNPSNMPDVMTSWRKALFGEQLNKLL is encoded by the coding sequence GTGAACTATCAGATAGTAGATACAAAAGAAGCACTGGAAGCGGTTTGCCTGTCCGCCCGCGAAGTTGACACCGTTATGTTGGATACGGAATTTGTTAGAACTCGCACCTTCTACCCTCAGTTAGGTCTAATTCAACTCTTCGATGGTACGACACTGTCTTTGATTGATCCTACTGTTATTGACGAAATGGATGCATTCGAAGCGCTTTTAAAAGACACTTCGGTATTAAAAGTCCTGCATGCGTGTGGAGAAGATTTAGAAGTATTTGCTCATGTTTTTGGAGCAATACCAGTCCCAATGATGGACACTCAGATTATGGCTGCGTTTCTTGGACATGGCTTATCCACTGGCTTTGCAGCGTTAGTAAACGAATACTTGGGCGTGGAACTAGACAAAAGCGAAGCGCGTACAGACTGGCTAGCAAGACCGCTTACTAGCAAGCAGTTAGAATACGCAGCAGCAGATGTACACTACCTTCTGCCTATGTTTGAAAAATTGGAAGCGGCAGTCCGCGAGGCGGGCTGGTGGGAAGCCGCTCAACAGGAATCGGATCTCATTGCTTCTAAGCGTGTGGTTACACACATTCCAGAAAAGGCTTATCAAGACATAAAAGGCGCTTGGCAGCTTCGTCCTAATCAACTGGCTATTCTTAAAATACTTGCTCAGTGGCGCTTAGAGGAAGCACTTAAGCGTGATATCGCATTAAATTTTGTTTTCCGTGAGCAGAATTTGTGGGCGGCAGCGCGATTCGGTATCAAGAGCTTGAAGCGTATGGAGCAAGAGGGGTTTGATCACCGCGAAATTCGTCGTCATGGCAACACAGTTATTGCGATGGTAAAAAAAGGCGAGCAGGTACCTGAAGATGAGTACCCTGATGTGGTTGAAAGGCTGATGGACAAACCAGAATACAAACAATTGTTCAAACAGCTTAAAGATGAAGTAAAGAAAGCGTCTCAGAAGAGTGGATTGGCGACAGAATTCCTCGCTTCCAAAAAACAGCTTAATCAGCTGATCACTTGGGTATGGAAAAAGGATCGTAATCCTTCCAATATGCCAGATGTAATGACAAGTTGGCGCAAAGCGTTATTTGGTGAACAGCTGAATAAATTGCTTTAG